Part of the Paenibacillus terrae HPL-003 genome is shown below.
AGCAGGTAAAGCTGGTCTTTATATATATGGGAACAGCGCACGTATAGTGTACCACAGAAACTACATTTTGACACTTGGGTACATGCTTATCTTCGGCGGAAAGAGCCCATGACCCCTACCGTTTCCACGATATTAACGAATGCAGAGGGGTCCACTTGCTTAATAATGCGTTTGAGTTCTGCCAGCTCATAGCGTGTTGTAACTGTCATCAGCATATCCTTTTCAGTATGCGAAAATGCACCTTCAATTTTAATTTTACTGACTCCACGTGGCGTCGTCAGCATTCGGCTGAGCAGTTTCTCGGTATGCCCAGTAATGATGTAGACGGTTATTTTGGTGTGACTTACATAAATCTGATCCAATACCTTGCCGGTCACAAAAATGGATAACATGGATGCAAGGGCAATGTTCCAGTCTTGATTCAGATATCCCGCTGCCAGAATAACCAGTCCATTCAAACCGACAAGTACAGTCCCGACAGGGAAATCGCGGTAACGGGTGACAATGGAGCCGATAATGTCAAAGCCGCCAGTAGACCCTCCCACACGAAAGGAGATCCCTGCTCCAAGGCCAATCAGCACTCCACCAAAAACGGAGGCAAGCAGCGGATCTTTAACGAGAGGTTGCACCGGAATCCAGGCCAAAATCCATGTTGTGGCGACAACAGACAAAATGCTCATACTAATAAATCGTTTGCCCAAAATAAACCAGCCAGCAATAAGCATCGGGATGTTCAGGACAAAATACATCACACTGATATCGAATTTTGTAAAGTAGCCGATTAACATGGAAAGCCCTGCTACTCCGCCGCTCAACAGGTGGTGGGGCACGAGAAACAGATTAAAACCGCTTGCTATAGCAGCGGCTCCCAAAATGACAGCAAAACAGTTTAACACTATTTTTAACAACGTTTTTTCACCTCATTTAAAATATACGGAAAGCAACTTGCTGGTATTCATGAATTGTTTTGTGCTATAATGCGATGTGGATATTCTTGAGTAGGGACCTTCTGTCCAGAGAAACACTTAAAATTTAAACTGTTTTAAAAAGGATAAATTCGTTTAAGATGTATCGGATAAGGTTACCCGAGTTTATACAGAATGATGCAGTTATAGGCCTAAATAAACTGTTACTGTATTGGGAAAACCTATACAATAATATCGCTACTTAAGAATACAGACAACATTGTGGATTGTCCACCACATCCACCATTATGAAGGAGTTTGAATAAATTTGACGACATTTGCAGAATTTAATCTTGAACCGAAAGTACTTGAGGCGATTACGGAGCTTGGTTTTGAAGAAGCGACACCAATTCAATCCCAATCCATTCCTCTTGCGCTGCAAGGAAGAGACATGATTGGCCAAGCCCAAACAGGTACAGGTAAAACCGCAGCTTTTGGTATTCCGTTGATTAGCAAAATCTCTAGAAACGACGACAAAATCAGAGCACTGATTATGGCTCCTACACGTGAGCTTGCCATTCAGGTAGCTGAAGAAATCGAAAAGCTGTCCCGCTTCAAAGGTCTTCGCACCCTGCCGATCTATGGCGGCCAAGATATCGTGCGCCAGATTCGCGCTTTGAAAAAGAAACCTCAGATTATCATTGGTACACCAGGTCGCTTGCTCGACCATATTAACCGCAAAACTATCAAGCTGGAAGACGTAAACACCGTCGTTTTGGATGAAGCGGATGAAATGTTGGATATGGGCTTTATGGAAGATATCCAATCCATTCTGAAGCAGGTTCCGGATGAGCGTCAAACGATGCTTTTCTCGGCTACGATGCCTCCTAATATCAAAAGACTGGCTGAACAATTCCTTAAAAACCCTGAGCATGTTTCAGTTATCCCTAAACAAGTTAGCGCTCCACTGATTGATCAGGCCTACATTGAAGTTCCTGAACGTCAAAAATTCGAAGCTTTGAGCCGTTTGATCGACATGGAATCTCCAGAACTCGCTATCGTATTTGGTCGCACCAAGCGTCGGGTAGACGAGCTGGCTGAAGCTCTGCAAAAACGTGGATATTCCGCAGACGGTTTGCATGGTGACTTGTCTCAGAACCAACGTGATGCTGTAATGCGCAAATTCCGCGACGGAAGCATTGACGTGCTCGTAGCAACTGATGTAGCTGCCCGTGGTTTGGACGTTTCCGGTGTATCTCACGTTGTAAACTTTGACCTTCCACAAGATCCAGAAAGCTATGTTCACCGTATTGGACGTACTGGACGTGCAGGTAAAGAAGGGGAAGCATGGTCTTTCGTAACACCTCGTGAAATTGATCATCTGCATTTCATTGAACGTGTAACTCGTCACCGTATTGCGCGTAAGCCGCTTCCAACCTTGGCTGAAGCTTTGGAAGGCAAACAACGCATCATCGCAGAACGTCTCCTGGAGGCTGTAGAAAGCGGTGAGCTGAACGAATACAAAGGCTTGGCTATTCAAATGCTGGAGCAGTATGACTCCGTACAACTTCTTTCCGCAGCTCTGAAGCTGATGACTGGCGAGAAAAGAGAAGCGTCTATTGAGCTGACTCCGGAAGATCCAATTCGTGCAAAACGTCGTAAACCGGATGTTCGTTCCGGCGGACGCAAGCCGTCTAACTACAGCGGACGCAGTAACGGTGGTTATAACTCCAACCGTACTGGCGGCAGTGGTAGTGGCAGCAAAGGTGGATATGGCGGCTACAACCGTGGCAGCAAAGAAGGCGGTAGCTACAACCGTGATTCCGCGAGCCGCAATAGCGGAGATCGCAGACCACGTCCAAGCAGTAGCGGAGAAACTCGTCGTCCTGCAAGACGCGAAGATTCCTCTTCTGAATAAGAATTGAGATAACAGGAAAGCCGAAGTGAGTTCTCGCTTCGGTTTTTTGTTACGAGATCAAAAAGTATAAAATTCTTAGCAACCTGCTTCGACGGCTGAAGTATTGATTTCACTGGCGCATTGGGGATGAAATACGGTATGATATAGTCAACAGCCGGAATTTACAGGCACAGCAACATGAGCCGTGGAACTGCAGGGCTTGCGGAGGGAGAGACTAACATTGGAGTTTAAAGGAGCTATGGGTGGTATTTATCGCCTGACTGAATGGATTACCCGACTGGCGGCTACCAATTTGTTATGGGTGTTATGCTCGTCGCCTTTTGTGTTCTGTCTCATACTCAAACTACTTGTGATGAACCAGAACTTGGCTAATGAATCTTTACAAATGAACTGGGCGATGGCTATTTTGGCACCGCTTACTTTATTCCCGGCCACATCGGCCATGTTTAGCGTCGTTCGCAAATGGGTAATGGGCGATACAGATACAGGTGTGTTTCGTACCTTTTTTAAAGGATACAAGGAAAACTACAAGCAGAGCCTGATCGGAGGCATCTTTTACACGCTGCTGTTTGTCATTATGTATGTGGATTATACCGTGTATATGACGCAGCTCAGCAATTTGCAAATTGTAGGGATTATCATGCTTATTCTCATGATTATTTTGCTCGTATCCATGTTTAACTTTTTCTCGATGGTTGCTCATTATCATATGTCCATCGGACAACTGATCAAAAATGCGGTCTTGCTGACGCTCATTCGACCATTCCGTGTATTTTCTACCATGCTCGGCAGCGCGGTTGTTATCTTTATTGGGGTCAAATACCCTGTGCTGTTTTTGTTCTTCATTGGTAGTGTGGTAGCCTGGTTCGCTTTCTTTAATTTTTATGGAACGTTCCTCAAAATGCAGGATCAGA
Proteins encoded:
- a CDS encoding YitT family protein; translation: MLKIVLNCFAVILGAAAIASGFNLFLVPHHLLSGGVAGLSMLIGYFTKFDISVMYFVLNIPMLIAGWFILGKRFISMSILSVVATTWILAWIPVQPLVKDPLLASVFGGVLIGLGAGISFRVGGSTGGFDIIGSIVTRYRDFPVGTVLVGLNGLVILAAGYLNQDWNIALASMLSIFVTGKVLDQIYVSHTKITVYIITGHTEKLLSRMLTTPRGVSKIKIEGAFSHTEKDMLMTVTTRYELAELKRIIKQVDPSAFVNIVETVGVMGSFRRR
- a CDS encoding DEAD/DEAH box helicase is translated as MTTFAEFNLEPKVLEAITELGFEEATPIQSQSIPLALQGRDMIGQAQTGTGKTAAFGIPLISKISRNDDKIRALIMAPTRELAIQVAEEIEKLSRFKGLRTLPIYGGQDIVRQIRALKKKPQIIIGTPGRLLDHINRKTIKLEDVNTVVLDEADEMLDMGFMEDIQSILKQVPDERQTMLFSATMPPNIKRLAEQFLKNPEHVSVIPKQVSAPLIDQAYIEVPERQKFEALSRLIDMESPELAIVFGRTKRRVDELAEALQKRGYSADGLHGDLSQNQRDAVMRKFRDGSIDVLVATDVAARGLDVSGVSHVVNFDLPQDPESYVHRIGRTGRAGKEGEAWSFVTPREIDHLHFIERVTRHRIARKPLPTLAEALEGKQRIIAERLLEAVESGELNEYKGLAIQMLEQYDSVQLLSAALKLMTGEKREASIELTPEDPIRAKRRKPDVRSGGRKPSNYSGRSNGGYNSNRTGGSGSGSKGGYGGYNRGSKEGGSYNRDSASRNSGDRRPRPSSSGETRRPARREDSSSE
- a CDS encoding YesL family protein, which codes for MEFKGAMGGIYRLTEWITRLAATNLLWVLCSSPFVFCLILKLLVMNQNLANESLQMNWAMAILAPLTLFPATSAMFSVVRKWVMGDTDTGVFRTFFKGYKENYKQSLIGGIFYTLLFVIMYVDYTVYMTQLSNLQIVGIIMLILMIILLVSMFNFFSMVAHYHMSIGQLIKNAVLLTLIRPFRVFSTMLGSAVVIFIGVKYPVLFLFFIGSVVAWFAFFNFYGTFLKMQDQMEKMKQKDEETTSTEDKKSDNLQK